In Candidatus Defluviilinea proxima, a single genomic region encodes these proteins:
- a CDS encoding trimethylamine methyltransferase family protein, with product MPALKFLSDEDIQAMHEATLRVLQEAGVFWTHKPSLEILQNAGCTVKDNRVYFPPELVMESISKANKRPVIRGRNGQVNTLGDGNLYFHNLGGARDVFDARTGTRHVATTQDAKDAVRLLDALDNCNTVTPFFTPPDVSNEMLSLHMYRSALSHTTKPVQGPGIQFGHEVRYAVEMAAVVGTPAHELTLSLSPVSPLTMHDIAAEAIMEMAKHGVVHANLPCPTGGATSPMTITGSIVQQSAESLAPLVLAQIINPGCGFIYCGRLGMLEPRTGLIWGGVELGLSSAATVQLGHYYGFSVNVYGFSTNAHTLDAQDAFERGLNAAIPALAGADELSGIGEMEAGVMGSFAQMVLDNELVGSVKRLRKGLSADAEHLAVDIILNVMNGTRNFLGQKHTMKHLRGGELALTKFAERNSWDTWEEKLERKQMADYAIDEAERILREHTVPPLDDQQEKELDRILVAAEVETMRKK from the coding sequence ATGCCCGCATTAAAGTTTTTATCCGATGAAGATATACAGGCAATGCACGAGGCCACACTGCGTGTGTTGCAGGAAGCAGGTGTGTTCTGGACTCACAAACCCAGCCTTGAGATCTTGCAAAATGCAGGATGCACTGTAAAAGATAATCGCGTTTACTTCCCACCTGAACTCGTGATGGAAAGTATCAGCAAGGCAAACAAACGTCCCGTCATTCGCGGGCGCAACGGACAGGTAAATACATTGGGCGATGGAAATTTATATTTCCATAATCTCGGTGGCGCGCGCGACGTGTTCGATGCCAGAACAGGCACACGTCATGTCGCCACCACGCAAGATGCAAAAGATGCTGTTCGTCTGCTTGATGCGCTCGATAACTGCAACACAGTCACGCCTTTCTTTACTCCGCCTGATGTTTCAAATGAGATGCTGTCGCTACACATGTATCGTAGTGCGCTCTCTCACACAACCAAACCCGTGCAAGGTCCCGGCATCCAATTTGGACACGAGGTCCGATATGCGGTGGAAATGGCGGCAGTGGTCGGTACGCCTGCACATGAGTTGACCTTGTCACTTTCACCGGTCAGTCCGCTTACCATGCACGACATAGCCGCCGAAGCGATCATGGAAATGGCCAAGCATGGCGTGGTCCACGCCAACCTGCCCTGCCCCACGGGCGGCGCCACATCACCCATGACCATCACAGGCAGTATCGTGCAACAAAGCGCCGAGTCCCTTGCACCGTTGGTGCTGGCACAGATCATCAACCCCGGCTGTGGATTTATCTATTGTGGACGACTCGGGATGCTGGAACCGCGTACAGGATTGATCTGGGGTGGCGTGGAATTGGGCCTATCTTCCGCCGCCACGGTTCAACTCGGACATTATTACGGGTTCAGCGTCAATGTGTATGGGTTTTCAACGAATGCCCATACGCTCGACGCGCAAGATGCCTTTGAACGCGGACTCAACGCCGCGATCCCTGCTCTGGCTGGCGCAGACGAGCTCTCTGGCATCGGCGAAATGGAAGCAGGTGTGATGGGCTCCTTTGCTCAAATGGTTCTGGATAACGAACTTGTAGGAAGCGTCAAGCGTCTGCGCAAAGGCTTGTCTGCCGATGCAGAACATCTGGCCGTGGATATCATCCTGAATGTGATGAATGGGACGCGCAACTTCCTCGGCCAGAAACACACGATGAAACATCTACGCGGAGGTGAACTGGCGCTCACCAAATTTGCCGAACGCAATTCATGGGATACGTGGGAGGAAAAACTCGAGCGCAAACAAATGGCAGATTACGCCATTGACGAAGCTGAACGAATATTACGTGAACACACTGTCCCTCCGTTGGATGATCAGCAAGAAAAGGAATTGGACAGAATTCTCGTGGCGGCTGAAGTAGAAACCATGAGGAAGAAATAA
- a CDS encoding FAD-binding oxidoreductase: MTQTYDAIVIGAGVMGASTAFHLAERGLKVAILERKVTASGATGYSSGLVRMHYDLKVECELAFISYKNYYSNWKERVGGDCGFINTGFLQISKREHEAQLRGNVINQRSIGINTSVVSADDVKKLFPDLVTEHFDFTAYEPDSGYGDATLTTNSFIDAAKRNGATLIQNCEVTAIHVSGGRVTGVSTTKGEFAAPTVVNAAGPWAKHVAKLADVEIPLETWTHDVAFLHRPASLGKIPTVIDDTINCYFRPEGGALILAAGEDESMRGEGPDAEDQTPTPTFLDKLVDAMLQRIPKLEESGLHSIHVGRDGITPDQRAIYSGTDLGGFYLACGLSGTGFKTSPAAGASMAELILDGTPKTVDITPFRFSRFAEGKLLEGEYGYGNIWK, translated from the coding sequence ATGACTCAAACTTACGATGCCATCGTCATCGGTGCAGGTGTGATGGGCGCTAGTACCGCCTTTCACCTCGCCGAGCGTGGACTCAAAGTCGCCATCCTCGAACGCAAGGTCACTGCGTCTGGCGCAACTGGCTATTCCAGCGGACTTGTCCGTATGCACTATGATCTCAAGGTTGAATGTGAGCTGGCGTTTATCAGCTATAAAAACTACTATTCCAATTGGAAGGAGCGGGTTGGCGGGGATTGCGGTTTCATCAACACAGGCTTTTTGCAAATTTCCAAGCGCGAACATGAAGCGCAATTGCGTGGTAATGTCATTAATCAGCGGAGTATTGGCATCAATACGTCGGTTGTATCTGCCGATGATGTGAAGAAGCTCTTCCCTGATCTGGTCACCGAGCATTTTGACTTTACCGCCTATGAGCCTGATTCAGGCTATGGTGATGCGACTCTCACGACCAACTCGTTCATCGATGCCGCCAAACGCAACGGCGCAACGTTGATCCAGAATTGTGAAGTGACTGCCATCCACGTATCAGGCGGACGGGTAACAGGCGTCAGCACCACCAAAGGTGAATTTGCGGCGCCGACAGTTGTCAATGCGGCGGGACCGTGGGCGAAGCATGTCGCAAAACTCGCTGATGTTGAAATCCCGCTTGAGACGTGGACGCACGATGTGGCGTTTCTCCATCGCCCAGCATCCCTTGGTAAGATCCCTACAGTGATCGACGATACTATCAATTGTTACTTTCGCCCTGAGGGTGGTGCGCTGATTCTTGCCGCAGGTGAAGATGAATCGATGCGCGGTGAAGGGCCCGATGCCGAAGACCAGACACCAACGCCTACTTTTCTTGACAAGCTCGTCGATGCCATGCTTCAACGCATTCCGAAACTTGAAGAGAGCGGTTTACACTCCATCCATGTGGGGCGCGATGGTATTACGCCAGACCAGCGCGCCATCTATAGCGGCACGGACTTGGGTGGTTTCTACCTTGCCTGTGGCTTGAGCGGCACGGGATTCAAAACGTCGCCTGCGGCGGGTGCAAGTATGGCAGAGTTGATTTTGGATGGAACACCAAAGACGGTGGATATCACGCCGTTTCGATTCAGTCGCTTCGCGGAGGGGAAGTTGTTGGAAGGCGAATATGGGTATGGGAATATTTGGAAATAG
- a CDS encoding membrane dipeptidase has translation MLIIDSHQDLAWNILAYGRDYTRSITETRQLEVGTTIPERNGDSLVGWPEYQRGKVAVVFSTLYATPYRKCEAGDTIFYKDSESAHRIYRQQIDVYRKLTDSHPDKFRLISSTPELDSVIKDWSTPKVDSATHPVGLIYLMEGADGIRSPRELSEWWDLGLRMIGLAWAGTRYCGGTGEPGPLTDEGRQLISAMADYNFILDLSHMDQAAVYESLDRYEGPIMASHANCAALMRGSETNRHLSDDVIRGIIEREGVIGVIPFNTFLKVGWLRNKGSRREEVPLNTLIAHIDHICQLAGNSNHAAIGSDFDGGFGLQSIPLELDSIADLQMIATRLMERGYTETDAANILGGNWLRFLRKNLPS, from the coding sequence ATGTTGATCATCGACTCCCATCAAGACCTCGCTTGGAATATCCTTGCTTATGGCCGTGATTACACACGTTCGATAACAGAAACGCGTCAGCTTGAGGTTGGCACCACTATCCCAGAGCGCAACGGTGATAGCCTCGTTGGCTGGCCTGAATATCAACGTGGGAAAGTTGCTGTTGTTTTTTCGACGCTCTATGCAACACCCTATAGAAAGTGCGAAGCGGGGGATACTATTTTTTATAAGGATTCGGAATCTGCGCACCGTATCTATCGTCAACAAATTGACGTCTACCGCAAACTGACCGATTCTCATCCCGATAAATTTCGCCTCATTTCTTCAACCCCAGAGCTGGATTCTGTTATCAAAGATTGGTCCACCCCCAAAGTGGACTCAGCCACGCATCCCGTTGGTTTGATCTATCTCATGGAAGGTGCGGACGGCATACGCTCACCACGTGAACTTTCTGAATGGTGGGATTTGGGTCTGCGTATGATCGGACTTGCTTGGGCTGGTACTCGTTACTGCGGCGGGACCGGTGAACCTGGTCCGCTTACGGACGAAGGCCGCCAATTGATCTCTGCCATGGCCGATTACAACTTTATCCTTGACCTCAGCCACATGGATCAAGCCGCCGTTTACGAATCTTTGGATAGGTATGAAGGGCCCATCATGGCCTCTCATGCCAATTGTGCGGCGCTCATGCGTGGGTCCGAAACGAACCGCCATTTGTCAGACGATGTCATTCGTGGCATCATCGAGCGCGAGGGTGTGATCGGTGTCATCCCGTTCAATACATTCCTAAAAGTGGGATGGTTACGAAACAAAGGCAGTCGCCGCGAAGAAGTCCCGTTGAATACTTTGATCGCGCACATTGACCATATCTGCCAACTGGCAGGGAACTCGAACCATGCCGCCATCGGCTCAGACTTTGATGGAGGCTTCGGTCTGCAATCTATTCCGCTTGAGTTGGATTCCATCGCTGACTTGCAAATGATCGCGACCCGATTAATGGAACGCGGGTATACTGAAACTGACGCCGCTAATATTTTAGGTGGGAATTGGTTGAGATTTCTCAGAAAGAATTTACCCTCATGA
- a CDS encoding corrinoid protein: MFEELYKQMAQSIIEGEKEIAIELAQKSIEVGMPPLDAITKGFVQGVNYIGDLFGKGEAFLPELVMAGEAMKAAVAVLEPELLKLGEAREMMGRVVLATVEGDIHEIGKTLVGTMLTASGFEVVDLGVDQSAEKIIGKALEIDANLIGLSALLTTTMVRQRELIEELDKEGLRPRIQVMVGGAPITKDWATKINANGTSEDAIGAVQLAKRLVGKE, from the coding sequence ATGTTTGAAGAACTTTATAAGCAAATGGCACAAAGCATCATCGAAGGCGAAAAAGAAATTGCAATCGAGCTGGCACAAAAATCCATTGAGGTGGGCATGCCACCTTTGGACGCCATCACAAAAGGATTCGTGCAAGGTGTGAACTATATTGGCGACCTGTTCGGCAAAGGCGAAGCCTTTCTACCTGAGCTGGTGATGGCAGGCGAAGCGATGAAAGCGGCAGTGGCAGTGCTGGAACCTGAGTTATTGAAACTCGGCGAAGCGCGCGAGATGATGGGACGCGTCGTGCTCGCAACCGTCGAAGGAGATATTCACGAGATCGGAAAGACTCTCGTTGGCACCATGCTCACCGCTTCGGGCTTTGAGGTCGTTGATCTGGGTGTAGATCAATCCGCTGAGAAGATCATCGGCAAGGCACTCGAAATTGATGCCAATCTGATCGGCTTGAGCGCACTTCTCACAACAACAATGGTGCGGCAACGTGAGTTGATCGAAGAGTTGGATAAGGAAGGCTTGCGTCCGCGCATTCAAGTGATGGTAGGTGGCGCACCGATCACGAAAGATTGGGCGACAAAGATCAATGCAAATGGCACATCAGAAGATGCTATTGGCGCTGTGCAATTGGCTAAGAGGTTGGTTGGAAAGGAGTGA
- a CDS encoding GntR family transcriptional regulator: MTNSPLKEEIELNTKRPLKEDIFDALLEKIISGQYKPGVWLRQEDIASQLGVSMTPVREALDLLDAAGLAERVPYRGVRVPQPSQEEIAESYATRLLLEKAVNRAAALNREQAHVEALKRIVSQSKKLIRLDQMSASHKLSVDFHFTIADASKNSALMRAYKMAANSFPDWMLYQAMFEYPEALEESVKEEYREHLAIAEAIEARNPDLAEQRAVEHIREIGNQLVSYLGVPQTLLDEKTKHLGL, translated from the coding sequence ATGACCAACTCCCCACTCAAAGAAGAAATTGAACTCAACACAAAGAGGCCTCTCAAAGAGGATATTTTTGATGCCTTGCTCGAGAAGATCATCTCTGGTCAGTACAAGCCCGGCGTCTGGCTGAGACAGGAAGACATCGCGTCACAACTTGGCGTTAGCATGACTCCCGTCCGAGAGGCATTGGACTTGCTCGATGCCGCTGGTCTTGCGGAGCGTGTGCCGTATCGCGGGGTGCGCGTGCCACAGCCATCACAAGAAGAGATCGCAGAATCCTACGCCACACGTTTATTGCTGGAAAAAGCTGTCAACCGGGCAGCGGCTCTTAACCGGGAGCAGGCACACGTCGAGGCATTGAAGCGGATCGTCAGCCAATCCAAAAAGTTGATTCGATTGGATCAGATGTCTGCTTCCCACAAGCTCAGCGTGGACTTCCACTTCACGATTGCGGATGCATCAAAAAACTCCGCGCTCATGCGCGCGTATAAAATGGCCGCAAACTCTTTCCCCGATTGGATGTTGTATCAGGCGATGTTCGAATACCCTGAGGCGCTGGAGGAAAGCGTCAAAGAGGAATATCGAGAACATCTTGCCATTGCCGAGGCGATCGAGGCGCGTAACCCAGATCTGGCCGAGCAACGCGCCGTGGAACATATTCGCGAAATTGGCAATCAGCTTGTATCATATTTGGGGGTTCCGCAAACGTTATTGGACGAAAAGACAAAGCATTTGGGTCTATAA
- a CDS encoding nicotinate-nucleotide adenylyltransferase: MSREQIGLFGGTFDPPHLGHLILASEAFSQLDLDRLLWILTPNPPHKQDQLITSVEHRLAMVELAIQDNPTFELSHVELDRPGPHYTLDTIQLVADQYPDSDITPIIGGDSLRDLPKWNRPKELLQACHWVGVMHRPGEQENLEALEQQLPGISSKVHYVDAPLLEIASREIRSRIADGKPFRYYLHPAVYEYIEEHQLYQADTSLLNLPK; encoded by the coding sequence ATGTCCCGTGAACAGATCGGTCTCTTTGGCGGCACATTCGACCCGCCGCATCTCGGTCACTTGATCCTCGCTTCTGAAGCATTCTCCCAACTCGACCTCGACCGTCTCTTGTGGATTCTCACCCCCAACCCTCCGCATAAACAGGATCAACTCATCACATCCGTTGAGCATCGCCTTGCGATGGTTGAACTCGCCATTCAAGATAACCCCACTTTCGAGCTGTCACACGTCGAGTTGGATCGACCCGGTCCGCATTACACACTGGATACGATCCAATTGGTCGCAGATCAATATCCCGATTCAGATATTACGCCCATCATCGGCGGCGACTCGTTGCGAGACCTGCCCAAGTGGAATCGACCGAAAGAACTTCTGCAAGCCTGTCACTGGGTGGGCGTAATGCACCGCCCAGGCGAACAGGAAAATCTCGAAGCGTTGGAACAGCAATTACCGGGCATCAGTTCCAAGGTCCATTATGTGGATGCGCCGCTTCTCGAGATCGCCTCGCGTGAAATACGGAGTCGCATTGCGGACGGCAAACCATTCCGCTATTATCTACATCCAGCGGTGTATGAATACATTGAGGAACATCAGCTTTATCAGGCAGATACATCCCTCCTCAACCTGCCCAAATGA
- a CDS encoding S1 RNA-binding domain-containing protein: MQGEQSSNNNLTMESLLNEQELNIDLPQKDEIRKGTIASIGSSQILISIGAKSEGVVSGRELEQLDADERAALQVGQEVYVFVISPEDANGNVVLSLKRAQEQISWDNVDKLLEDSGAIDSKIIGFNKGGLIASVEGLRGFIPSSQISAMRRTQSTGETPEQRWQKMVGQPITVRVIEVDRERRRLILSEKAASSETRQSIKERVLDELQEGEVYTGRVTSIANFGAFINVNGADGLVHLSEISWDHIEHPREALEVGQEVKVKVINVDREKKRIGLSIRVLLDDPWKARLEKYSIGQLVEGVITRLTKFGAFARLEGDIEGLIHISEISENRIEHPKEVLKEGDVKSLRVIRIDPEQHRIGLSLRKVDSAAFADKDFKMMTADFTSFDQADEEQSSGDTPNTEA; this comes from the coding sequence ATGCAGGGAGAACAATCCAGTAATAACAATCTAACGATGGAGTCCTTGCTCAATGAGCAGGAACTTAATATTGATTTGCCTCAGAAAGATGAGATCCGCAAGGGGACCATTGCCAGCATTGGTTCATCGCAGATACTCATCAGTATCGGCGCAAAATCAGAAGGGGTGGTTTCTGGCCGCGAGCTGGAGCAGTTGGATGCAGACGAACGCGCCGCGCTACAGGTCGGACAGGAAGTTTATGTATTTGTCATCAGCCCTGAAGATGCCAATGGGAATGTCGTTCTTTCCCTTAAGCGTGCGCAGGAGCAAATCTCTTGGGATAATGTCGATAAACTGCTCGAAGACAGCGGTGCTATCGATAGCAAGATCATCGGTTTCAACAAGGGGGGCTTAATCGCCTCTGTTGAAGGCCTGCGTGGTTTCATCCCCTCATCTCAAATTAGCGCCATGCGTCGCACTCAATCCACTGGCGAAACACCCGAACAACGCTGGCAGAAGATGGTGGGACAACCCATCACCGTTCGCGTGATCGAAGTGGACCGCGAACGCCGCCGCCTCATTCTCTCTGAAAAAGCCGCCAGCAGTGAAACACGCCAATCCATCAAGGAACGCGTGCTAGATGAACTGCAAGAAGGCGAAGTCTACACCGGTCGCGTTACTAGTATTGCCAACTTTGGCGCGTTCATCAACGTCAACGGTGCTGATGGCCTCGTTCACCTCTCTGAAATTTCGTGGGATCATATCGAACACCCGCGCGAAGCTCTTGAAGTGGGGCAGGAAGTCAAAGTCAAGGTCATCAATGTTGACCGTGAGAAGAAGCGCATCGGCCTTTCCATCCGCGTCTTGTTGGATGATCCCTGGAAGGCTCGTCTTGAAAAGTACAGCATCGGCCAATTGGTCGAGGGTGTCATCACCCGTTTGACCAAGTTCGGCGCCTTTGCCCGCCTTGAAGGTGATATTGAAGGTCTCATTCACATTTCCGAAATTTCGGAAAACCGCATTGAACATCCCAAGGAAGTTCTCAAAGAAGGGGATGTCAAGAGCTTGCGCGTCATCCGCATTGATCCTGAACAGCACCGCATTGGTTTGAGCCTCCGCAAAGTGGACTCAGCCGCCTTCGCTGATAAAGACTTCAAAATGATGACCGCCGATTTCACTTCGTTCGACCAAGCCGACGAAGAACAAAGCAGTGGGGATACTCCGAATACGGAAGCCTAA
- a CDS encoding S9 family peptidase: protein MLNLNQLLRVPYVDSHFDISPDDSKLAFAWNKTGEWQIYELLLAERSILRLRAEQTPLRTETFTAKSAAETWGEENIRQITSSSGGKFNPRYSPNGSQLAYVLDVDGSESYHLVVFDPSTNTHTDLTPNINYALQPNFCWSPDGSQLAFLSDEQGHFSAYIISSIGGEPQLVLDTGHPAWQVEWSPDGKHLAVSCEMHGQDYGIFIVDVETKEVTQIPLNAHEPEWSPNGSKLAFHSDAHDWFDIGMYDLKTKEVVWVTQSEGDSQSATFVLDNSTDTSTHQIAYTQSKGAVNWIEVGPTDNNVLRLRFAPLPFGHNVSTEGQEKYRVGKGIHNGIRFTSDMKRIVTMFSSPSQPPDLWMIDVESGEAIQLTHSLPEELSKAEFVMPEEIQYAGMDGAQIPALLFSSQQVPAPAVVMIHGGPNWHYSAEWNPIMAHLASRGVVVLCPNYRGSTGYGRKWQYAAQFDMGGVDTRDVVAGAQYLLHEGIANKVAVTGRSHGGYLTMTCLTQFPELWCAGSAIVPFTNWLKSHNDAREDLQHWNIENMGDPKENYERWYNASPYFFLDKIQAPVQMICGGNDPRCPASDSIDTRDKLLELGKTVDFLLYEDEGHAFLKIENILDAETKRVEFLVKALEDN, encoded by the coding sequence TTGCTCAACCTCAACCAACTCCTACGCGTTCCATACGTCGATTCCCATTTTGACATTTCTCCCGACGACTCTAAACTCGCTTTCGCATGGAACAAGACCGGCGAATGGCAGATTTACGAATTACTCCTCGCTGAGCGGAGCATACTTCGACTGCGGGCTGAGCAAACACCGCTCAGGACGGAAACATTCACAGCAAAAAGCGCAGCCGAAACGTGGGGCGAGGAAAACATTAGGCAAATTACATCTAGTTCTGGCGGAAAATTTAATCCACGCTACTCCCCCAATGGCTCACAACTTGCTTATGTTCTGGATGTAGACGGCAGTGAAAGTTATCATCTTGTTGTCTTTGACCCATCTACTAATACGCACACTGATCTAACACCAAACATCAATTATGCTTTGCAACCGAACTTCTGTTGGTCACCGGATGGAAGTCAACTTGCGTTTCTCAGCGATGAGCAGGGACATTTCAGCGCATACATCATTTCATCAATTGGCGGCGAGCCGCAACTGGTGCTGGACACCGGTCACCCTGCCTGGCAGGTGGAATGGTCACCGGATGGAAAACATCTCGCTGTCTCATGCGAAATGCATGGACAGGATTACGGGATATTCATTGTTGATGTAGAAACGAAAGAAGTTACTCAAATCCCGTTGAATGCACACGAACCCGAATGGTCACCCAATGGAAGCAAACTCGCCTTTCACTCTGATGCTCATGACTGGTTTGATATCGGGATGTATGATCTAAAAACAAAAGAGGTTGTGTGGGTCACGCAAAGCGAAGGGGATTCGCAGTCTGCAACATTTGTATTAGATAATTCAACGGATACATCCACTCACCAAATTGCCTACACGCAAAGCAAAGGCGCGGTGAATTGGATTGAAGTAGGCCCTACGGATAACAATGTGCTTCGACTGCGCTTCGCTCCGCTACCCTTCGGGCACAATGTCAGCACGGAAGGACAAGAAAAGTATCGGGTTGGAAAAGGCATCCATAACGGAATCAGGTTCACGTCCGATATGAAGCGGATAGTGACAATGTTTAGTAGTCCCAGCCAGCCACCTGATCTTTGGATGATCGATGTTGAGTCAGGTGAGGCTATCCAATTAACACATTCGTTGCCAGAAGAGTTATCAAAGGCTGAGTTTGTCATGCCCGAGGAAATCCAATACGCAGGCATGGACGGCGCACAAATCCCTGCGCTATTGTTTAGTTCACAACAAGTGCCCGCGCCTGCAGTGGTAATGATCCATGGCGGACCGAATTGGCATTACTCGGCGGAGTGGAATCCGATCATGGCACATTTGGCAAGCCGAGGGGTTGTGGTGTTGTGCCCGAATTATCGCGGCTCGACCGGATATGGGCGCAAGTGGCAATATGCCGCACAGTTCGATATGGGTGGCGTGGATACACGTGATGTAGTGGCAGGCGCGCAGTATCTTTTGCATGAAGGGATTGCGAATAAGGTTGCAGTGACAGGCCGAAGCCACGGCGGCTATTTGACAATGACATGTTTAACGCAGTTTCCTGAGTTGTGGTGCGCGGGCTCGGCGATCGTGCCGTTTACCAATTGGCTCAAATCACATAATGATGCACGCGAAGATCTGCAACATTGGAACATTGAAAATATGGGCGACCCCAAAGAGAATTATGAGCGTTGGTACAACGCCTCACCTTATTTCTTTTTAGATAAGATTCAGGCTCCTGTGCAAATGATCTGTGGAGGCAATGACCCACGTTGCCCAGCGAGCGATTCAATTGATACCCGTGATAAACTTCTGGAACTCGGAAAAACGGTTGACTTTCTCTTGTATGAAGATGAAGGTCATGCATTTTTGAAGATCGAAAATATATTGGATGCTGAAACAAAGCGAGTCGAGTTTTTAGTGAAAGCATTGGAAGATAATTAA
- a CDS encoding amidohydrolase, translated as MLKQSHAISEELIEWRRDFHMHPEIGFDLHRTSKIVADELEKMGYRVRRGVGKTGVVAEIGEGGKVVAIRADMDALPILEQNAYDYISQTPGAMHACGHDAHTAMALGAALLLSKEKLPGRVRFLFQPCEETTDEEGKSGAQRMAAEGAMDGVNYVIAQHVDPAQPVGTIGINAGPSSGGVDTWFATITGKGGHGAHPDLTIDPFHLLAHVIFGLNGIVSRRIDPFQPTAVSIGTINGGFTENVIPDMVKITGTMRFTNLDVQKQVREEMHRAFSIAKTMGGGYELNFEYGGPPMINDKMVSDLIEETGKDILGTDNVHEIGKTLGAEDFGEFMSHAPGAMFTLGTQKKGHEEYQLHHPKFDIDERALPVGTAMLVETAKRFLGKS; from the coding sequence ATGCTCAAGCAATCACATGCGATTTCAGAAGAACTGATCGAATGGCGGCGCGACTTTCACATGCACCCAGAGATTGGCTTTGACCTGCATCGTACTTCGAAAATTGTCGCAGATGAGTTAGAGAAAATGGGATACAGAGTCAGGCGCGGGGTTGGGAAGACCGGGGTTGTCGCTGAGATCGGCGAAGGCGGCAAGGTGGTCGCCATCCGCGCAGATATGGATGCGCTCCCCATCCTTGAACAGAATGCATACGACTACATTTCGCAAACGCCCGGAGCCATGCATGCCTGTGGACACGATGCCCATACCGCCATGGCGCTCGGCGCGGCTTTATTGTTATCAAAAGAGAAATTACCCGGGCGCGTGCGTTTTTTGTTCCAACCCTGTGAAGAGACCACCGACGAGGAAGGTAAAAGCGGCGCGCAACGCATGGCCGCAGAAGGCGCGATGGATGGCGTGAATTACGTCATTGCACAGCATGTTGACCCGGCACAACCTGTCGGTACGATCGGTATTAATGCTGGCCCTTCTTCAGGCGGTGTGGACACTTGGTTTGCGACGATTACAGGCAAGGGCGGACACGGTGCGCATCCCGATCTGACAATTGACCCGTTCCATTTATTAGCACATGTTATCTTTGGCTTGAACGGCATCGTCTCTCGGCGGATCGACCCATTTCAACCGACTGCCGTCAGCATTGGCACGATCAACGGTGGCTTTACAGAAAATGTGATTCCCGACATGGTAAAGATCACAGGCACGATGCGCTTCACCAATTTGGATGTGCAGAAACAAGTCCGCGAGGAAATGCACCGTGCATTCAGCATCGCAAAGACCATGGGTGGCGGTTATGAACTCAACTTTGAATACGGTGGTCCGCCCATGATCAACGACAAGATGGTATCGGACCTGATAGAAGAAACCGGCAAGGATATTCTTGGCACGGATAACGTTCACGAGATCGGGAAAACTCTCGGGGCGGAGGATTTTGGCGAATTCATGAGCCATGCTCCCGGTGCCATGTTCACGCTTGGCACGCAGAAAAAAGGACATGAAGAATATCAACTCCATCACCCCAAATTCGATATTGACGAACGCGCTTTGCCAGTTGGCACAGCAATGCTCGTAGAGACAGCCAAACGGTTCCTTGGCAAAAGCTAA
- a CDS encoding HNH endonuclease, which produces MKMRERADIIKDICEYINQDEDTKAINILLSEYKFIPMGENKSRNYNHFEKLQVFLRDGFTDRYSGAKLFFPPVLKILSTKLPQDFPYQKNWRLDKCHIAYWELIPTIDHIIPVSRGGKDEFDNWICTSQLRNSIKSNWLLEELGWKLHGPRDLKVWDGMLNWFIEQVNKNNKYLDDTYIKPWYKAIAKANLILDAGV; this is translated from the coding sequence ATGAAGATGAGAGAAAGAGCAGATATCATTAAAGACATATGTGAGTATATAAATCAAGACGAAGATACAAAAGCCATTAACATACTTTTATCAGAATACAAATTCATACCTATGGGTGAGAATAAATCAAGGAACTACAACCATTTCGAAAAGCTTCAAGTTTTTCTTCGCGATGGATTCACAGATAGGTATTCTGGAGCTAAATTATTTTTTCCACCTGTATTGAAGATATTATCAACCAAACTACCTCAGGATTTTCCTTACCAAAAGAATTGGAGATTAGATAAGTGTCATATTGCATATTGGGAATTGATTCCAACAATTGATCATATTATCCCTGTGTCTAGGGGTGGAAAAGATGAATTTGATAATTGGATTTGTACATCACAACTCAGAAATAGCATCAAAAGCAACTGGTTGCTAGAGGAATTGGGATGGAAATTACACGGTCCACGTGATCTCAAGGTATGGGACGGAATGCTTAACTGGTTTATCGAACAAGTAAACAAAAACAACAAGTATTTAGACGACACCTATATAAAGCCATGGTACAAAGCAATAGCAAAAGCAAATTTGATTCTAGATGCAGGCGTATAA